A region from the Catellatospora sp. TT07R-123 genome encodes:
- a CDS encoding AAA family ATPase, which produces MSSALVERLAEWRLPGGDPLLVVHGPAVDDVFVGHDLVVRSFQEVLWEYLAAEGFKRIVFSSVRDPVYFRDPASRASSRRQQERPRARSGLMGSGFSGPMGNRVVVNQSGGDAAAAPAPAPADLGMPPPPRMALTDEHGLLMLDHLMRQSQVRTAVVLTHAEESLRYTEAGRTMAHMVADWLEHAAAEGNLCVFVFRHDSLDQVRDFLRDLRRVPRLETYVDDLARRPGAAGAVVGFPEEHELGRLVQVARLRDGLRVGDWPGLGAAAQAMASRQARARDWRAWLRQLTASGAPFSGAELRARGLVAGALSDGRSAWDRLAEMPGLASVKSHLEAKRWRLAAEAGLREAGRGGAGEVESLHLVFTGNPGTGKTTVARLVGEMYRELGLLRRGHVVEVLPVDLVAGYVGQSAQQTNRKIDEALDGVLFIDEAYGLTERTDDFGKQVIDTLLARMENERHRLVVIAAGYPEQMERFVTANPGLTSRFRTTIHFPDYAADELLAILLARLGDAGLRWTDEFAAEVAKAVTGLSDAKQPRFGNARAMRDLADDVKTAWAGRIRGDVTQPLTPADIPERYRFFLPSPLPVATDLFAELDGMVGLAAVRQSLQALADRTQLRRRRGLDRLVPPSMLFLGSPGTGKTTVARTVGQLLRSLGLLRRGHVVEVTRQDLVAGYVGQTATRTLEVIERAMDGVLFIDEAYSLVRGGENDFGREAIDTLTAEMERHRDRLTVIAAGYPAPMEAFLAGNVGLRSRFTERVVFPDLREDELLEVLRRLAAAERYTLGPDVERRALAWLGAQRATRPAEFGNARVVKSLFAKMEARLAGRLAAQPPEPGALVAFDSTDVPDARG; this is translated from the coding sequence ATGTCTTCTGCGCTGGTGGAACGGCTGGCCGAGTGGCGGCTGCCGGGCGGTGACCCGCTGCTGGTGGTGCACGGCCCGGCGGTCGACGACGTCTTCGTCGGGCACGACCTGGTCGTGCGCTCGTTCCAGGAGGTCCTCTGGGAATACCTGGCCGCGGAGGGGTTCAAGCGGATCGTCTTCAGCTCGGTGCGGGACCCGGTCTACTTCCGCGACCCCGCGTCGCGGGCGTCGTCGCGGCGCCAGCAGGAGCGGCCGAGGGCCCGCAGCGGGCTGATGGGCTCGGGGTTCAGCGGGCCGATGGGCAACCGGGTCGTCGTCAACCAGTCCGGCGGCGACGCGGCGGCCGCGCCCGCGCCTGCGCCCGCGGACCTGGGGATGCCACCGCCGCCGAGGATGGCGCTCACTGACGAGCACGGGCTGCTCATGCTGGACCATCTCATGCGCCAGTCGCAGGTGCGCACCGCGGTCGTGCTGACGCACGCCGAGGAGTCGCTGCGCTACACCGAGGCGGGCCGGACCATGGCGCACATGGTCGCCGACTGGCTGGAGCACGCGGCGGCCGAGGGCAACCTGTGTGTGTTCGTGTTCCGCCACGACAGCCTCGACCAGGTGCGGGACTTCCTGCGGGATCTGCGCCGGGTGCCCCGGCTGGAGACCTACGTGGACGACCTGGCCCGGCGTCCGGGCGCCGCAGGCGCGGTCGTCGGGTTCCCCGAGGAGCACGAACTGGGCCGCCTCGTACAGGTGGCGCGGCTGCGCGACGGCCTGCGCGTCGGTGACTGGCCGGGGCTCGGGGCCGCCGCGCAGGCGATGGCGTCACGCCAGGCCCGCGCCCGGGACTGGCGGGCCTGGCTGCGTCAGCTGACCGCCTCCGGCGCCCCGTTCAGCGGGGCGGAGCTGCGCGCCCGGGGACTGGTCGCCGGAGCCCTGTCCGACGGCCGTAGCGCCTGGGACCGGCTCGCGGAGATGCCCGGCCTGGCCTCGGTGAAGTCGCACCTGGAAGCCAAGCGGTGGCGCCTGGCCGCCGAAGCGGGCCTGCGCGAGGCCGGTCGCGGCGGCGCCGGCGAGGTCGAGTCGCTGCACCTGGTGTTCACCGGCAACCCGGGCACCGGCAAGACGACCGTCGCGCGGCTGGTCGGCGAGATGTACCGGGAACTGGGCCTGCTGCGGCGCGGACATGTGGTCGAGGTGCTGCCGGTCGACCTGGTCGCCGGGTACGTCGGGCAGAGCGCGCAGCAGACCAACCGCAAGATCGACGAGGCCCTCGACGGCGTGCTGTTCATCGACGAGGCATACGGCCTCACCGAGCGCACCGACGACTTCGGCAAGCAGGTCATCGACACGCTGCTGGCACGGATGGAGAACGAGCGCCACCGCCTCGTCGTCATCGCGGCCGGCTACCCGGAGCAGATGGAGCGGTTCGTCACCGCCAACCCGGGACTGACCAGCCGCTTCCGGACCACCATCCACTTCCCCGACTACGCCGCCGACGAACTGCTGGCGATCCTGCTCGCCCGGCTCGGCGACGCCGGGCTGCGCTGGACCGACGAGTTCGCCGCCGAGGTGGCCAAGGCCGTGACCGGCCTGTCGGACGCGAAGCAGCCGCGGTTCGGCAACGCCCGCGCGATGCGCGACCTCGCCGACGACGTGAAGACCGCGTGGGCGGGACGGATCCGCGGCGACGTCACCCAGCCGCTGACCCCGGCCGACATCCCCGAGCGGTACCGCTTCTTCCTGCCGTCGCCGCTGCCGGTGGCCACCGACCTGTTCGCCGAGCTCGACGGCATGGTCGGGCTCGCCGCTGTACGGCAGTCGCTACAGGCCCTGGCCGACCGCACCCAGCTGCGCCGCCGCCGCGGCCTGGACCGCCTCGTCCCGCCGAGCATGCTGTTCCTCGGCTCGCCCGGCACCGGCAAGACGACCGTCGCGCGCACCGTGGGGCAGCTGCTGCGCTCGCTGGGCCTGCTGCGCCGCGGCCACGTCGTGGAGGTCACCCGCCAGGACCTCGTCGCCGGTTACGTGGGGCAGACCGCGACCAGGACCCTGGAGGTGATCGAGCGCGCGATGGACGGCGTGCTGTTCATCGACGAGGCATACAGCCTGGTGCGCGGTGGAGAGAACGACTTCGGCCGGGAGGCGATCGACACGCTCACCGCCGAGATGGAGCGGCACCGCGACCGGCTGACCGTCATCGCGGCCGGCTATCCGGCGCCGATGGAGGCGTTCCTGGCCGGCAACGTCGGACTGCGCTCGCGGTTCACCGAACGGGTCGTCTTCCCGGACCTGCGCGAGGACGAGCTGCTGGAGGTGCTGCGGCGGCTGGCCGCCGCCGAACGCTACACGCTCGGCCCCGACGTCGAGCGGCGCGCACTGGCATGGCTCGGCGCCCAGCGCGCGACCCGGCCGGCCGAGTTCGGCAACGCCCGCGTGGTGAAGTCGCTCTTCGCGAAGATGGAGGCCAGGCTCGCGGGGAGGCTGGCCGCCCAGCCGCCCGAGCCCGGCGCGCTGGTGGCCTTCGACAGTACGGATGTGCCGGATGCACGCGGCTGA
- a CDS encoding 4Fe-4S single cluster domain-containing protein, with translation MGDGILPDIVNVAATCVGTAALGPGHRSVVWVQGCPFDCPGCLAPDWIPQRQARLVDAETLAEELLSDAAVDGLTLSGGEPMGQASGLAATVRAARRRRELSVICFTGFRLEALRRRPPGPGVEELLAEVDVLIDGPYRADRNDGVGLRGSDNQQIHHLTDRLAGFDLGSGPRRAEVRLRGREALIVGVPPAGLQDALEQAVAHAGANRVIRGDRDT, from the coding sequence TTGGGGGACGGCATCCTGCCCGACATCGTCAACGTCGCCGCCACGTGCGTGGGCACTGCCGCGCTCGGGCCGGGCCACCGCTCGGTCGTCTGGGTGCAGGGCTGCCCGTTCGACTGCCCCGGATGCCTGGCGCCGGACTGGATCCCGCAGCGGCAGGCACGGCTGGTCGATGCGGAGACACTGGCCGAGGAGCTGCTGAGCGACGCCGCGGTGGACGGGCTGACCCTGTCCGGCGGCGAGCCGATGGGACAGGCGTCCGGCCTGGCCGCCACCGTCCGCGCCGCACGCCGCCGGCGGGAGCTGTCGGTCATCTGCTTCACCGGCTTCAGGCTGGAGGCGCTGCGGCGGCGGCCGCCCGGACCGGGAGTCGAGGAGCTGCTGGCAGAGGTCGACGTGCTCATCGACGGCCCGTACCGGGCCGACCGCAACGACGGCGTCGGGCTGCGCGGCAGCGACAACCAGCAGATCCACCACCTCACGGACCGGCTCGCCGGGTTCGACCTGGGCTCGGGTCCGCGGCGGGCCGAGGTGCGGCTGCGCGGCCGCGAGGCGCTGATCGTCGGCGTGCCGCCAGCGGGCCTGCAGGATGCGTTGGAGCAAGCGGTCGCGCACGCCGGCGCGAATCGTGTGATCAGGGGAGATCGGGACACATGA
- a CDS encoding DoxX family protein, producing the protein MSTTTAVVTVLTALWVGFSAFSLLLRAAFVVDPLRTYGVPESWWTPLGLAKAAGALGLLAGLAVPAIGIAAAVALVCYFLGAIITVLRARSYQTVAFPALYLAPVAVTLALLA; encoded by the coding sequence ATGTCGACCACCACGGCCGTCGTCACCGTCCTGACCGCCCTCTGGGTCGGGTTCTCCGCCTTCTCGCTGCTGCTCCGGGCCGCGTTCGTCGTCGACCCGCTGCGGACCTACGGCGTACCGGAGTCGTGGTGGACCCCGCTGGGGCTGGCCAAGGCGGCCGGGGCGCTCGGGCTGCTCGCCGGGCTGGCCGTCCCGGCGATCGGGATCGCCGCCGCCGTCGCCCTGGTGTGCTACTTCCTCGGCGCGATCATCACGGTGCTGCGGGCGCGGTCGTACCAGACGGTGGCGTTCCCGGCGCTCTACCTCGCCCCGGTGGCGGTGACGCTCGCCCTGCTCGCGTGA
- a CDS encoding hydrolase, translating into MDHSTRLTRTARFALVGAATALAATALATVAGIAVPHAATAAAAKHRVLFDNSKAETAGNADWIIGTGIPDPTTQNPNPTSETSWTGALSAWGVALQRTGAYTLATLAAGKTITYGNTANAQDLANFDEFVLPEPNVLLSAAEKTAVMKFVQNGGGLFIVVDHTGSDRNNDGADSPKVINDLMTNNSVDSTDPFGFSVDLLNIASGFPRAVTAATNPVLHGSFGNVTGGAIYNGTTVTLHPANNPNAKGLLYVSGATPGGNTGAFFATSTFGSGRVAIWGDSSDIDDGTGQSGNTLYDGWNDTGATNAALALNATEWLAGTGTTTPPSPSPAPTGGTSCTPAQLLVNPGFEAGPGVGWTATSGVITNSSGNTPHSNAYYAWLDGYGTAHTDTLAQAVTIPASCATATFSFWLHVGTAETTTTTAYDTLKAQVLNSSGTVLTTLATFSNLNAATGYTQRSYNLAAYRGSTVTLKFTGVEGSTLQTSFLLDDTALNVS; encoded by the coding sequence ATGGATCACTCCACACGTCTGACCCGTACCGCCAGATTCGCACTGGTCGGCGCCGCCACCGCGCTCGCCGCCACCGCCCTGGCAACCGTCGCCGGGATCGCCGTCCCGCACGCCGCCACCGCGGCAGCCGCCAAGCACCGGGTGCTCTTCGACAACTCGAAGGCCGAGACCGCCGGCAACGCCGACTGGATCATCGGCACCGGCATCCCCGACCCCACCACCCAGAACCCCAACCCCACCAGCGAGACCAGCTGGACCGGAGCACTGTCCGCCTGGGGCGTGGCCCTGCAGCGGACCGGCGCCTACACCCTGGCCACCCTCGCCGCAGGCAAGACCATCACCTACGGCAACACCGCCAACGCGCAGGACCTGGCCAACTTCGACGAGTTCGTCCTGCCCGAACCCAACGTCCTGCTGAGCGCGGCCGAGAAGACCGCCGTCATGAAGTTCGTCCAGAACGGCGGCGGCCTGTTCATCGTCGTCGACCACACCGGCAGCGACCGCAACAACGACGGCGCCGACTCGCCCAAGGTCATCAACGACCTGATGACCAACAACAGCGTCGACAGCACCGACCCGTTCGGCTTCAGCGTCGACCTGCTCAACATCGCCAGCGGCTTCCCCCGGGCGGTCACCGCCGCGACCAACCCCGTCCTGCACGGCTCCTTCGGCAACGTCACCGGCGGAGCGATCTACAACGGCACCACCGTCACCCTGCACCCCGCGAACAACCCCAATGCCAAGGGCCTGCTCTACGTCAGCGGCGCCACCCCCGGCGGCAACACCGGCGCCTTCTTCGCCACCAGCACGTTCGGCAGCGGCCGGGTCGCGATCTGGGGCGACAGCTCCGACATCGACGACGGCACCGGCCAGTCCGGCAACACCCTCTACGACGGCTGGAACGACACCGGCGCCACGAACGCCGCGCTCGCGCTCAACGCCACGGAATGGCTGGCCGGAACGGGCACCACCACGCCGCCCAGCCCGTCCCCGGCACCGACCGGCGGCACCTCGTGCACCCCGGCGCAACTGCTGGTCAACCCCGGTTTCGAAGCGGGTCCCGGCGTCGGCTGGACCGCCACCTCGGGGGTCATCACCAACTCGTCGGGCAACACCCCGCACAGCAACGCGTACTACGCCTGGCTCGACGGCTACGGCACCGCCCACACCGACACCCTCGCCCAGGCCGTCACCATCCCCGCCAGCTGCGCGACCGCCACCTTCAGTTTCTGGCTGCACGTCGGCACCGCCGAGACGACCACGACCACGGCGTACGACACCCTGAAGGCGCAGGTGCTCAACTCGTCCGGCACCGTCCTGACGACCCTGGCGACCTTCTCCAACCTCAACGCCGCCACCGGGTACACCCAGCGCAGCTACAACCTCGCCGCCTACCGGGGCAGCACGGTGACCCTGAAGTTCACCGGCGTCGAGGGCTCGACCCTGCAGACATCGTTCCTGCTGGACGACACCGCCCTGAACGTCTCCTGA
- a CDS encoding M4 family metallopeptidase has translation MRKTLAAVGVAAAVVAFVAVPTSGSAAVLDAAATKAGSVGASPADIHASAGDGYTVARVVRDPDGTTHTRYGRTYRGLRVYGGDFIVSKAANGRAAGAMSALRSSLTLSTTPKVGADQAAKSARGRFSGSVTSVRTAELFVDASSGTGRLAWENVVEGWQADGQTPSRLHVITDAVSGAHIGQFDEIETVAGTGASLYSGSVTVETALSGSTYTMVDQVRGNGRTCDMNNGTSTCTTFTDADNTWGTGTTASRQSAAVDAYFGAAKTFDYFKNTHARNGIFGNGLGVPSRVHYGNAYTNAFWDGSQMTYGDGAGNARPLVALDVAGHEMSHGVTESLVSGGLTYSGESGGLNEATSDIFGTAVEFYAAVAADAGDYQIGEKINLNGNGTPLRYMYKPSLDGASADCWSTTTKNLDVHYSSGVANHFFFNLAEGTGATAYGTSTPCGTAPAVVGIGRAKAEKIWYRALDVSFLSNTSYVNTTSPANTARAHTLTAATFLYGSCSVEYKAVQAAWTSVNVAGNDVACPAANDFSLTANPATGTVSAGTSLTTTVTAKLVNGAAQTVALTASGLPTGATATFSATSVSSANGSSALTVTTAATTPAGTYQVIVTGKGTGATHTATYTVTVTNPGCFATNGTDVAIPDNTTVASTVALSACARKASATSTVPVAIYHTYPGDLVVDLVAPDGTVYNLSNRAGAGTANIIKTFTVNLSAENAAGTWTLRVRDAATGDTGRIDTWTLYL, from the coding sequence GTGAGGAAGACCCTCGCAGCTGTCGGCGTCGCGGCCGCCGTGGTCGCGTTCGTGGCCGTGCCGACGTCAGGAAGCGCGGCCGTGCTGGACGCGGCGGCGACCAAGGCCGGGTCCGTCGGCGCGAGCCCCGCGGACATCCACGCCTCGGCAGGGGACGGCTACACCGTGGCCCGCGTCGTGCGCGACCCCGACGGCACCACCCACACCCGGTACGGCCGCACCTACCGCGGCCTGCGCGTCTACGGCGGCGACTTCATCGTGAGCAAGGCCGCCAACGGCCGCGCCGCCGGTGCCATGAGCGCGCTGCGCTCGTCGCTGACCCTGAGCACCACGCCGAAGGTCGGCGCCGACCAGGCCGCGAAGTCGGCCCGGGGCCGCTTCTCCGGCTCGGTCACCTCGGTGCGCACCGCGGAGCTGTTCGTCGACGCGTCCTCGGGCACGGGCCGCCTGGCCTGGGAGAACGTGGTCGAGGGCTGGCAGGCCGATGGGCAGACCCCGTCGCGGCTGCACGTGATCACCGACGCGGTCAGCGGCGCCCACATCGGGCAGTTCGACGAGATCGAGACCGTCGCGGGCACCGGCGCCAGCCTGTACAGCGGCAGCGTCACCGTCGAAACCGCGCTGTCGGGCTCGACGTACACGATGGTCGACCAGGTGCGTGGCAACGGCCGCACCTGCGACATGAACAACGGCACCTCGACCTGCACCACCTTCACCGACGCCGACAACACGTGGGGCACCGGCACCACCGCCAGCCGTCAGTCGGCCGCCGTCGACGCGTACTTCGGCGCCGCGAAGACGTTCGACTACTTCAAGAACACCCACGCCCGCAACGGCATCTTCGGCAACGGCCTGGGCGTGCCCAGCCGGGTGCACTACGGCAACGCGTACACCAACGCGTTCTGGGACGGCTCGCAGATGACCTACGGCGACGGCGCGGGCAACGCGCGTCCGCTGGTGGCGCTGGACGTGGCCGGGCACGAGATGAGCCACGGCGTGACCGAGTCGCTGGTCTCCGGCGGCCTGACCTACTCCGGTGAGTCCGGCGGCCTCAACGAGGCCACCTCCGACATCTTCGGCACCGCGGTCGAGTTCTACGCGGCCGTCGCGGCGGACGCGGGCGACTACCAGATCGGCGAGAAGATCAACCTCAACGGCAACGGCACGCCGCTGCGGTACATGTACAAGCCGTCGCTGGACGGCGCGTCGGCCGACTGCTGGTCCACCACCACCAAGAACCTCGACGTGCACTACTCCTCGGGTGTGGCCAACCACTTCTTCTTCAACCTGGCCGAGGGCACCGGCGCCACCGCGTACGGCACCAGCACCCCCTGCGGCACCGCCCCGGCCGTGGTCGGCATCGGCCGCGCCAAGGCCGAGAAGATCTGGTACCGGGCCCTGGACGTCAGCTTCCTGTCCAACACGTCGTACGTGAACACGACCAGCCCCGCCAACACCGCCCGCGCCCACACCCTCACTGCGGCCACCTTCCTCTACGGCTCCTGCTCGGTCGAGTACAAGGCCGTCCAGGCCGCGTGGACCTCGGTGAACGTGGCCGGCAACGACGTCGCCTGCCCCGCGGCCAACGACTTCTCCCTCACCGCGAACCCGGCGACGGGCACGGTCTCCGCGGGCACCTCGCTGACCACCACGGTCACCGCGAAGCTGGTCAACGGCGCGGCCCAGACCGTGGCCCTGACCGCGTCCGGCCTGCCGACCGGCGCCACCGCGACGTTCTCCGCGACCTCGGTCAGCTCGGCCAACGGCAGCTCTGCGCTGACCGTCACGACCGCGGCGACGACCCCGGCGGGCACGTACCAGGTGATCGTCACCGGCAAGGGCACGGGGGCCACCCACACCGCCACCTACACCGTGACCGTCACCAACCCCGGCTGCTTCGCGACCAACGGCACCGACGTCGCGATCCCGGACAACACGACGGTGGCCAGCACGGTCGCCCTGAGCGCCTGCGCCCGCAAGGCGTCGGCCACCAGCACCGTGCCGGTCGCGATCTACCACACCTACCCCGGTGACCTGGTCGTGGACCTGGTCGCACCCGACGGCACGGTGTACAACCTGTCCAACCGGGCCGGCGCCGGCACCGCCAACATCATCAAGACGTTCACCGTGAACCTGTCCGCCGAGAACGCCGCAGGCACCTGGACCCTGCGGGTCCGCGACGCCGCCACCGGTGACACCGGCCGCATCGACACCTGGACGCTGTACCTGTAA
- a CDS encoding LuxR family transcriptional regulator → MSGASTGRELFGRDEQITVVRSAITRQAAGFQVVLLTGQAGIGKTAIWEAGVTDAEQRGHAVLQTRACESEARLSHGGLGDLLEHIGPDVLAELAPPQRRAVDAALLRDDSGPIDPRALGAGLLAIVRTLAARGGVLIAIDDDQWLDAASTAAVAYALRRLRDEHVTVLLTRRTEPGAAYGGDGLAPHLGDLRAESATEELPPLRPEAIRSLLDRRVPTHLAQRVYELSHGNPFFALEIAQALRRSEHPIGAGDELPLPSSLQALVSARLAAASPAARRAVLVTSLVGNPRLGLIREVLTRDDPDRTGPDDGLDDATAAGLLVVRGDHVRLGHPLIGAVARAETPPSQSRHLHRIIADTAVDAEERARHAAFGAIPPDAAIADELARVADATIDRGGMRAAAELAEQAWRFTPRSDPRHDERLLAAVDRYFWAGLHDTGAALLAPQLPALPPGPLRARARLLLSQLTGIELSPEQYEEVLAEADPRLRAQVLAHRANAGVAFGIVPVSQGLRWTAEAADITGGLDDPAARAQAVSEAGWMEVLLGIDPEPRFATMDASTLTELALHDQGDRIRAVRAMWRGEMSRAQRLLEGLQQLARERGEELSLVIFSLHLFEAAIRVGDWTAAARIQQELVDEGSAFLPPEVLWRIRAAVAAGTGDRGLAAEALREVDQVAAQPDAGPVFWHHLETRRTAGQAALFDGDAETAVALLSQVAADAADGEYLDPGAFPVVPDLIEALVKAGRLEEARDTLKRLEETAAELDHPWARAGAARARGILLSAVVATAKASADAAGGDAAAEAALGDALDRYRKLGLPFDEARTLVALGTLRRRQRRFREARTLLQDAAERFERLGAAGLAGATRAEAGRVGGRVPERAETAGGLTATEQQVVDLVVAGCTNRQAADRLFISVSAVEAHLTRVYAKLGVSSRTQLVRNLSRPT, encoded by the coding sequence GTGAGCGGTGCATCAACCGGACGTGAGCTGTTCGGACGCGACGAGCAGATCACCGTCGTACGCTCCGCGATCACCCGGCAGGCGGCCGGATTCCAGGTCGTGCTCCTGACCGGCCAGGCCGGCATCGGCAAGACCGCGATCTGGGAGGCCGGGGTCACCGACGCCGAGCAGCGCGGGCACGCGGTCCTGCAGACCCGGGCGTGCGAGTCGGAGGCCAGGCTGTCCCACGGCGGCCTCGGTGACCTGCTCGAACACATCGGCCCCGACGTGCTGGCCGAGCTCGCCCCGCCGCAGCGCCGCGCCGTGGACGCCGCGCTGCTGCGCGACGACAGCGGCCCCATCGACCCCCGCGCGCTCGGCGCCGGGCTGCTCGCCATCGTCCGCACCCTGGCCGCCAGGGGCGGGGTGCTGATCGCGATCGACGACGACCAGTGGCTCGACGCCGCCAGCACCGCGGCCGTGGCGTACGCGCTGCGGCGGCTGCGCGACGAGCACGTCACGGTGCTGCTGACCCGCCGCACCGAACCCGGTGCCGCGTACGGCGGCGACGGTCTCGCCCCGCACCTGGGCGACCTGCGCGCCGAGTCCGCGACCGAGGAGCTTCCGCCGCTGCGGCCCGAGGCGATCCGCAGCCTGCTCGACCGCCGCGTGCCGACCCACCTGGCCCAGCGCGTATACGAGCTGTCCCACGGCAACCCGTTCTTCGCCCTGGAGATCGCCCAGGCGCTGCGCCGCAGCGAGCACCCGATCGGGGCAGGCGACGAGCTGCCGCTGCCCTCGTCGCTACAGGCCCTGGTCAGCGCGCGACTGGCGGCGGCCTCCCCCGCCGCCCGCCGGGCCGTCCTGGTGACCTCGCTGGTCGGCAATCCGCGCCTCGGCCTCATCCGCGAGGTGCTCACCCGCGACGATCCCGACCGGACCGGACCCGACGACGGCCTCGACGACGCCACCGCCGCCGGGCTGCTCGTCGTACGCGGCGACCACGTGCGGCTCGGGCACCCGCTGATCGGCGCGGTCGCCCGCGCCGAGACGCCGCCGTCGCAGAGCCGCCACCTGCACCGGATCATCGCCGACACCGCCGTCGACGCCGAAGAACGCGCCCGGCACGCCGCCTTCGGCGCGATCCCGCCCGATGCCGCCATCGCCGACGAGCTCGCCCGGGTCGCCGACGCCACCATCGACCGGGGCGGTATGCGAGCCGCCGCCGAACTGGCCGAGCAGGCCTGGCGGTTCACGCCCCGGTCCGATCCGCGTCACGACGAGCGGCTGCTTGCCGCCGTCGACCGGTACTTCTGGGCCGGGCTGCACGACACCGGCGCCGCCCTGCTCGCCCCGCAGCTGCCGGCACTGCCGCCCGGCCCGCTGCGGGCCCGCGCCCGGCTCCTGCTCTCCCAGCTGACCGGCATCGAGCTGTCGCCGGAGCAGTACGAGGAGGTCCTGGCCGAGGCCGACCCGCGGCTGCGGGCGCAGGTCCTCGCCCACCGCGCGAACGCCGGCGTGGCCTTCGGCATCGTGCCGGTGTCGCAGGGTCTGCGCTGGACCGCGGAAGCCGCCGACATCACCGGCGGCCTCGACGACCCCGCCGCACGGGCCCAGGCCGTCAGCGAGGCCGGGTGGATGGAGGTGCTGCTCGGCATCGACCCCGAACCCCGGTTCGCCACCATGGACGCCAGCACGTTGACGGAGCTCGCCCTGCACGACCAGGGTGATCGCATCCGGGCGGTGCGGGCCATGTGGCGCGGCGAGATGAGCCGTGCCCAGCGGCTGCTGGAAGGCCTCCAGCAGCTCGCCCGGGAGCGGGGGGAGGAGCTGTCGCTGGTCATCTTCAGCCTGCATCTGTTCGAGGCCGCGATCCGGGTCGGGGACTGGACCGCCGCCGCCCGGATCCAGCAGGAACTCGTCGACGAAGGTTCGGCGTTCCTGCCCCCTGAGGTGCTGTGGCGTATCCGGGCGGCCGTCGCGGCGGGCACCGGTGACCGCGGGCTCGCGGCCGAGGCGCTGCGGGAGGTCGACCAGGTGGCCGCCCAGCCTGACGCCGGACCGGTGTTCTGGCACCACCTGGAGACCCGCCGTACGGCGGGGCAGGCGGCGCTGTTCGACGGTGACGCCGAGACCGCAGTCGCGCTGCTGTCGCAGGTGGCGGCCGACGCGGCCGACGGTGAGTACCTCGACCCGGGTGCGTTCCCGGTCGTGCCGGATCTGATCGAGGCGCTGGTGAAGGCGGGGCGGCTCGAGGAGGCCCGGGACACGCTGAAGCGGCTGGAGGAGACGGCGGCCGAGCTGGACCATCCGTGGGCGCGGGCGGGGGCGGCCCGCGCTCGCGGGATCCTGCTGTCCGCGGTCGTGGCCACCGCGAAGGCGTCGGCTGACGCGGCGGGTGGCGACGCCGCCGCCGAAGCGGCGCTGGGTGATGCCCTGGACCGGTACCGGAAGCTCGGGTTGCCGTTCGACGAGGCCCGTACGCTCGTGGCGCTCGGCACGCTGCGGCGGCGTCAGCGGCGGTTCCGGGAGGCGCGGACGCTGCTGCAGGATGCCGCGGAGCGGTTCGAGCGGCTGGGGGCGGCCGGGCTTGCCGGTGCGACCCGCGCTGAGGCCGGGCGGGTCGGTGGGCGGGTGCCGGAGCGGGCCGAGACGGCTGGTGGGCTCACCGCGACCGAGCAGCAGGTGGTGGACCTGGTCGTGGCCGGGTGCACCAACCGGCAGGCGGCCGACCGGCTGTTCATCAGCGTCAGCGCCGTCGAAGCCCACCTGACCCGCGTATACGCCAAACTCGGCGTCAGCTCGCGCACCCAGCTCGTCCGCAACCTGTCCCGGCCGACCTGA
- a CDS encoding maleylpyruvate isomerase N-terminal domain-containing protein, producing MEKNLAFADLLRLMDERSTAFQAAVAAAPSLEVQVPTCPEWTLFDLVQHLVEGRYKWAATVAAGPADAPATFSAPAAPREREALLTWFAGSVRELLDALREAGPDRGCWTWWGDSQSPQTSGAVARHQLQQLAVHTYDAQVTVGAPQPLSSQVALDGVDEFLTTCCAGTEPWPHKPVIVDYHATEGRSWRLWVSDGHTRTAELPQGTTADEAVERADVTAWGTAHELVMFFYGRIPAASLRTEGDQGILDQLHT from the coding sequence GTGGAAAAGAATCTTGCGTTCGCTGACCTGCTGCGGCTGATGGACGAGCGATCGACCGCTTTCCAGGCGGCGGTCGCTGCGGCACCCAGCCTCGAAGTGCAGGTGCCGACCTGCCCCGAGTGGACATTGTTCGACTTGGTGCAGCACCTGGTGGAGGGGCGCTACAAGTGGGCCGCCACCGTCGCCGCGGGGCCCGCCGACGCTCCTGCGACCTTCTCCGCCCCAGCGGCGCCCCGGGAGCGCGAAGCCCTGCTGACCTGGTTCGCCGGCTCGGTACGGGAGCTGCTGGACGCGCTGCGGGAGGCCGGACCGGACCGTGGCTGCTGGACGTGGTGGGGTGATTCGCAGTCGCCGCAGACCAGCGGTGCCGTCGCCCGCCACCAGCTCCAGCAGCTCGCCGTGCACACCTACGATGCCCAGGTCACGGTGGGCGCCCCGCAGCCGCTGTCCAGCCAGGTGGCGCTCGACGGGGTCGACGAGTTCCTGACCACCTGCTGCGCAGGAACGGAACCCTGGCCGCACAAGCCGGTAATCGTCGACTACCACGCCACCGAGGGCCGCTCCTGGCGGCTCTGGGTCTCCGACGGCCACACGCGCACCGCCGAGCTCCCGCAGGGCACTACCGCCGATGAGGCCGTTGAACGAGCCGACGTAACCGCCTGGGGCACCGCCCACGAGCTGGTCATGTTCTTCTACGGCCGGATTCCCGCGGCGTCACTGCGTACCGAGGGCGACCAGGGCATCCTCGATCAGCTCCACACATAG